The following coding sequences lie in one bacterium genomic window:
- a CDS encoding (2Fe-2S)-binding protein, with amino-acid sequence MSDNGRKSPPAAGLSRRGFLKGMGTGLVGSTALADGLLGQQASGAAPKAASRGQDIESAVVSLTVNGKKYTAEVETRLTLLDLLREKFQLTGTKSVCRMGECGACTVIMNGRTVYSCMLLAIEADGAKIETIEGLAKDGKLHPVQEKFIEHDAYQCGFCTPGFEMSLKDLLDKNPNPSLDEIKHGLAGNLCRCGAYPHIFNAALDLAGGKKGGR; translated from the coding sequence ATGAGCGATAACGGCAGAAAATCTCCTCCCGCTGCCGGCCTGTCCAGGCGCGGTTTCCTCAAGGGCATGGGCACCGGACTGGTGGGCAGCACGGCCCTGGCGGATGGCCTTCTGGGCCAGCAGGCCAGCGGGGCCGCACCCAAGGCGGCGTCCCGGGGCCAGGATATCGAGTCCGCGGTGGTCAGCCTGACCGTGAACGGCAAGAAATACACGGCCGAGGTGGAAACGCGCCTCACCCTGCTCGACCTTCTGCGCGAAAAGTTCCAGCTCACCGGCACCAAGAGTGTCTGCCGGATGGGCGAGTGCGGCGCCTGCACGGTGATCATGAACGGTCGTACTGTCTATTCCTGCATGCTTCTGGCCATCGAGGCGGATGGGGCCAAAATCGAGACCATCGAGGGCCTGGCCAAGGACGGTAAGCTGCACCCGGTGCAGGAAAAGTTCATCGAGCACGATGCCTACCAGTGCGGGTTCTGCACCCCGGGGTTCGAGATGTCGCTCAAGGACCTGCTGGACAAGAACCCCAACCCGAGCCTGGATGAGATCAAGCACGGGCTGGCGGGCAACCTCTGCCGCTGCGGCGCCTATCCTCACATCTTTAACGCCGCCCTGGACCTGGCCGGCGGGAAGAAAGGAGGCAGGTGA